In the genome of Silurus meridionalis isolate SWU-2019-XX chromosome 17, ASM1480568v1, whole genome shotgun sequence, the window CGGAGTTTCCTCTTTCTGCTCATCGGCCTGCGTCGCAGACAAACAACATTTTAACACACAACAATACCTCTCGTTTTACCcctcacataaacacacacatttccagctgatacaaaaaaagtaaagtgtAATAACATCTATAATCGATATGATCATAACGATAACAATACGGAAACGGTATCGTGACGGAAATATATCGCGATATCGGGAGCATGCGGTCAAACCGCCCACAACTAATCCGGGTTTCACTCTGAATTTAGTTAAAAGCTCATCAAAGCAAAACTTTGCGAATTGCTCTCGAAAATATTTGATAAAAGTGAGAGTAAATCCACACGGGTGATTTTCTCAGGCCTGCTAATTGCTAACGTTAGCCGTTTAGCTGTAAACCACCGAACAACCTGGAGCTTCATTAAGAAATACTGGGCATCGTAGATCCATTAATATAAtctttataatgttataatcgTTATAATTTCGCACATTTGactcacacatatataaatattaagatAAATGGTCATTAGCGCTCACCTTGATGTTCGCCTCCGCCTGAGAGATCTGCACCGGCGGCATGGCTGATCAACAAACCTGCCTGATTCTCCAGAAACCCGTGAAATTCACAAACTCCTGGTGATCCGAACAACTTCGGATGTTTGTATTGAtcctaaaaatgaaaatgtatttgataaacaataaaaaattattttccatgGAACATTAAACCTCTGAAGTAAAAGGCCCCCGCTCAATGGCGGATCGCTAGTCTCGAATACGAACACACTTCCGCTAAACCGGCGTGCATTGCATTATGGGAAATGAAGTCTTGTGAAATCATAGAATTCATCTATTTCGTTTCCATTCGCGGTATTGTGAACtttctatataatattacataaacttataaaatattacttttttcttggtcatatcatttttttaatgtacgtATTTATTACAGAACTTTTATATAACTAAATTTCTAAACTACACATCCCAGAATCCTTCGCGACCCATGCGAGTTGACCGAGCCAAATAAATCAAGCTAGTAATTTAGTCCCCACGTATATAATATTAAAccatataattgtattataaaatgcaagaaattttgtataaattgtatatttatgcgttaactaaaaaaaacaacatttcaaGCAAAATTAAATCGTGTTGATGGGAGATGTAGTTTTCTTGCTAGAAAACTACACGTTTCCGTGGTAACGAGTCGCTAACAGAGTCCAGCCGCGTGTGAGCGAGGAGCAGGTGGAAAAGGTGTTtaattcttgttttgttttttgtaataatttgcGCCATGAGTCACCTTTTAGGAGCTCAGGACTGCGTGGAGAGTCTGCGCAGAGATGTGATCGATCTTCAGGGAGCGCTGGTGGAGGTGTTCTCCCGAACCGGACCGGTCCGTTTCCGGTCCTGGAAGTTCCCGGATAAAGAGTCGTGTGATCTGGACCTGGTGCAGCTGCTGGAGCAGTATGACTACATGGAGGGAGAGCAGGAGTTCAACCAGCTCTCACACATCGTTCTCCTGGAACTGGTGATTGACAGGTGACGTCATGCATCCCATTGAGTGCATTCTGATTTTGCTCAATCCATAAACATGAAcaaatacagaaacacacactgatatcgACCGTAACATCAACACCACTAGCGAGAGAACGATCAGATCTCGAAGTTGACGTGTTGGAAGAAGGAAAATGGACCAGCATTAATCGGTATCATCTTCAACTAGGAGTTGTGATTTCTGGTTCggaacatctccaaaacatcAAGTCTGACATTATCTCATGTGCAGTGGTGAGAACAGACCAGTTCACGGCCTCCAAATTAAACAGATCTCAATCCGAGAATCCAGAACCATGCCTTGAGAGATCTGAGCTGTTTTGGAGATATGAAGAGGAACTATATAAGACCAGGCAGATGGTTTTACCGTTGTggctaaagtgtgtgtgtgtgtgtgtgtgtgtgtgtgtgtgttcagactgTTGCTCCTGCTGCAGAGCTTTAACGCCTACACCGAGCAGATGTTAGGAGGACCGAGAGCCGGAGATCGTGGGAATGGCGGTGGGTCGGTGTGTGTGGGTCCGGTGGTGAAACGCTACTGGAAGAATTTGATCCACTTCAGCAGGCAGCAGGTCAAtaatcataaacaaacaaacaaacaaacaaacaaactaaacaaacatCCAAAATAAGTGACCTTAAGAGAAACCCTGGAGTTTGTGTGACCctcagttttgtgttttgtagagaACGAGCAGCGCTCCTCCGATCTCCTCCTCGAGCTGGACACATCCTCGGATCTCCAGCTTTACATCCCAGACCTCGGCTCCGTCCTCACCCCTGTCTCGCAGCCTGCACACGTCCCCTACGCCCTCGGCGAGGAGTCGCGACGTGAGCAGTCAGACGGTGGAGTCGTCCCTGGTGCCGTGTGACGCCTGCGCAGGGGTCCAGGCCTCACTGCAGACCAGCGCTCACGCCGTGGCGTCTCTGTGCAGGGCTCTGGGCCTCTCCTGCTCGCTGTGGGGCCTCCTGCAGGCCGTGGAGGAAACCCTGCAGATCGGACGCCTCTCCGCGTGTGACCTGGCTCTGTGGGCTCGCGAGCAGCAGGACGATTTGGGACGCATCCAGAAACACGTCGCTCAGGTGAGAAAAACGACATGAACCCGATTCATTCTTTCTTATTAACCGCACTGCGTTAAAGACCTGCGTTTGTGTGTGAAGGTTCAGGAGAAGGTGGAGTCCCTCACACACTCCCTGGAGAAGGCtgagaaggagagagacaagCTGAGAGCACAgctggagaaagagaaggagatgagaaagagagagagacaggataGAGACAAGCTGAGAGCacagctggagagagagaaagagacgagcgagagagagagacaggacaggaggaggagggaggaagagatggagagaacgCAGCAGGAGGAGAAGAACAGACGAGACGAGGAGCTGAGGACGCTGCAGGAGGACATGAGACGAGGTTCTCGCCTCACTGAGACTTCATTTGCATTCGTTACACTTACAACTAATCTTCCTTTTGAACTCTTTTATCTTTTCTTCTTCAGGAGCTGCGGCTTTAGAAGAGAAAATCTGCGGACTGGAAGCGGAGCTGCAGCTGCAGAGAGAAACACAGCAGTGTCTCGGTGAGTTTTACTATAGTGACCTTATACAAGTACAGAGATGATGATAaactcacgtgtgtgtgtgtgtgtgtgtgtgtgtgtgtagagcgtgAGAGAGATTCCCTGGTGAATGAAGTGCACAGGTTTTGTCTGGAGGAAGAGAGATGGAAggagacagaggagaagaagagaaatctGGAGACAGAACTcagagacacacagaaacatCTGGATAAAGAGAGCGCTAAATATCACAGCACTCAGCGCCAgcatgaggtgtgtgtgtgtgtgtgtgtgtgtgtgtgtgtttgaaatgaAGCACAGAGTGTTTTATCTCTCTGATCATCTGATTGTGTGTCATTGTTTTCtttgactttgtgtgtgtgtgtgtgtgtgtgtgtgtgtgtgtgtgtgtgtgtatcaggcgATGGTGGTAAAGCAGCGCGCCCTG includes:
- the ccdc157 gene encoding coiled-coil domain-containing protein 157; its protein translation is MSHLLGAQDCVESLRRDVIDLQGALVEVFSRTGPVRFRSWKFPDKESCDLDLVQLLEQYDYMEGEQEFNQLSHIVLLELVIDRLLLLLQSFNAYTEQMLGGPRAGDRGNGGGSVCVGPVVKRYWKNLIHFSRQQRTSSAPPISSSSWTHPRISSFTSQTSAPSSPLSRSLHTSPTPSARSRDVSSQTVESSLVPCDACAGVQASLQTSAHAVASLCRALGLSCSLWGLLQAVEETLQIGRLSACDLALWAREQQDDLGRIQKHVAQVQEKVESLTHSLEKAEKERDKLRAQLEKEKEMRKRERQDRDKLRAQLEREKETSERERQDRRRREEEMERTQQEEKNRRDEELRTLQEDMRRGAAALEEKICGLEAELQLQRETQQCLERERDSLVNEVHRFCLEEERWKETEEKKRNLETELRDTQKHLDKESAKYHSTQRQHEAMVVKQRALLERVDVLAQQCEELQSRLDEC